The nucleotide window ACTATGCTCTCAAACCGATAGGCAGGAATTCTTCGGTGGGGTTGGTCGATCCGAGTTATCCAGAATTTAGCGGGTTTGTCTTTAAACTTCAAGCGAATATGGATCCTAAACATCGGGATAGAGTGGCTTTTGTGCGGGTTTGTACGGGAAAATTTGAAAAAGATATGACCGTTAACCACGCCAGAACCGGCAAAACTGTCCGTCTATCTCGTCCTCAAAAATTATTTGCCCAAGACCGGGCATCCATCGAAGAAGCTTATCCGGGGGATGTGATCGGCTTAAATAACCCTGGAGTTTTTGCGATCGGCGATACGATTTATAATGGGAAAAAGTTGGAGTATGAAGGAATTCCCTGTTTTTCTCCTGAACTGTTTTCCTACTTAAAAAATCCTAATCCCTCTAAGTTTAAACAATTCCAAAAAGGCATTCAGGAATTAACCGAAGAAGGGGCGATCCAAATCATGTTTTCTACCGATGATTTTATCCGCGATCCCATTTTAGCTGCCGTAGGACAATTACAATTTGAAGTGGTTCAATTTCGGATGTTGAGTGAATATGGAGTAGAAACCCGCTTAGAACCTTTATCCTATAGTTTAGCCCGTTGGGTCGCTGGCGGCTGGAAAGCTATAGAAGAAGCCGGCAGAATATTTAATACAATGACGGTAAAAGATGGGTGGGGTCGTCCCGTTTTGTTGTTTAAAAATGAGTGGAATTTACAACAAGTTAAAGAAGATCATCCCAAATTAGAATTAACCTCTATTGCCCCAGTGGGATCAGGCATTCAACCCTCTTAATTGATGAATAACCCTTTCGGTTCACCCAGTCGGGTGAGGTGATCTATTCTTATCGTAGATTATCCTAAATACAGAACTGATTGAGGAGAGGTAATACCTCACTCTAGATAAGAGCTAGCAAGCAATTAAACCACTCCTCACTCCTCACACAAAACTCCTCACATACTGAAGCAACATGGCCGCCTTATATGGCGGTTTTTTTATCATTGATCATTGATAATAGATAATTAATCATAGATAATGAAGAAGAGATCATTATTGATATTAAATGACTAAAACTATACAAGTCATCGGAGGAGGTTTAGCAGGTACAGAGGCTGCTTGGCAAATTGCTCAGGCAGGAGTACCGGTTATTTTATACGAAATGCGCCCCCTTAGAACTAGCCCCGCCCATCATAGCGCAGAATTAGCCGAGTTAGTCTGTAGTAACTCCTTTGGGGCTATGGAAACCGATCGCGCATCGGGGTTACTTCACGAAGAATTACGCCGTCTTGGGTCTATAATTATCAAAACTGCTGATAAACATTCTGTTCCTGCTGGAGGCGCTTTAGCGGTTGACCGGGGAGTTTTTAGCACCGAGTTAACCCAAACTTTAGAAAATCATCCTTTAATTGAATTACGACGCACAGAAGTTACAGAAATACCCCAAGATGAGGTCGTCGTTTTAACCAGTGGCCCGTTAACCAGTCCAGACTTAGCGCAAGATTTACAAAACTTTACCGGCATGGACTATTTTAGTTTTTTTGATGCCGCTAGTCCGATTATCGTGGGAGACTCTATTAATAAAGAGATTGCTTTTTTAGCGTCGCGTTATGACAAGGGAGAGGCAGCTTATCTCAATTGTCCCATGAACCAAGACCAATATCTACACTTTTGGCAAGAATTATCCCAAGCTGAACAAGCAGACTTGAAAGATTTTGAGAGAGAAACCGCTAAATTTTTTGAAGGATGTCTTCCCATCGAAGAATTAGCCAGACGGGGAGAAGATACCATGCGTTATGGCCCCCTCAAACCTGTAG belongs to Gloeothece citriformis PCC 7424 and includes:
- the trmFO gene encoding FADH(2)-oxidizing methylenetetrahydrofolate--tRNA-(uracil(54)-C(5))-methyltransferase TrmFO, whose translation is MTKTIQVIGGGLAGTEAAWQIAQAGVPVILYEMRPLRTSPAHHSAELAELVCSNSFGAMETDRASGLLHEELRRLGSIIIKTADKHSVPAGGALAVDRGVFSTELTQTLENHPLIELRRTEVTEIPQDEVVVLTSGPLTSPDLAQDLQNFTGMDYFSFFDAASPIIVGDSINKEIAFLASRYDKGEAAYLNCPMNQDQYLHFWQELSQAEQADLKDFERETAKFFEGCLPIEELARRGEDTMRYGPLKPVGLCDPRYENQRPYAVIQLRQEDKAGQLWNMVGFQTNLKWGEQKRVFRLIPGLEEAEFVRMGVMHRNTFINSPQLLYPSLQFKSRPTLFAAGQLVGTEGYTAATAGGWLAGTNAARLVLGLDLVTIPVTTMMGSLFEFISSASPKHFQPMPPNFGILPQLSSRVKNKRERYGKYRDRALEDLDAWRSELKLPSLVGT